The Halichondria panicea chromosome 17, odHalPani1.1, whole genome shotgun sequence DNA segment GCGTCTAACTCGAATATCTTCTTTCTCGGTGATTTTCCTGAAGATCCTTCGTCTGATTTCTCCTTCATGAGGTGCTTCAGATGATTAGCAGGCTCTAGGACATTGATATTCCACTTTTTCCATGCAGTAATCAACGGTCGAGTACCTacaataacatgtacatgaacatgAACAAAGTACTTGCATTGTTATAAAGCCAGTAGGAGGATTGGCACTACAATTATATATGCCTGTAGCTTTTTAGCGTATTTTCTCATGTTAAGTTACAGGCACgagcaataataatattgttgaCAGTGCTCACCGACTTGCCACAGTGATATCATAGTTATGAGTGCCGACTTGAAACTATCATCAAAGCTATTCCAAGAGGCAGGGTAGGCATGAACAAATGTGCTGTAGACACACTGAGCAATCACATCCGGGTACATCTACGCATGGGAGTCAATTCAGTGAAGAGAAACAGTtctgtatagctacatgtaactttGTGATTAACATACTTTGAAGAAAGGGTCTCTCCACCTCAAGTCCACATTCTCACAAAGAAGGTTGACATAATTGACTGAAATTCTGTTGAACAGTTGGTTTTGAACTGACAAAAGCTTAGAATTCTGCAGGAACAAACATTTCAGTACATGAAGTCAAAATAATCGGTGCAAGTAAAatgaagcatctttgaacggcataattttagttccgttggtcccaAAACATTGAAAGCTATTAAAAGTAAATTTTGGGCATGTTTTTGACAATTAAAacaccatgggctataatcatATAgcccatgataattatttgttggGAAAATTGGCTACCTGATACTTGTGCAGAAAGAACCACCAGAAGTAGTCCTGAAATATAGCTTGAGAAGAGGGCTTGTAGAGCAATATCTTCCACGTCTCACGAAATCCTTCACGCTGAAGGCACACACATAAATCCAAATCCAAAAATTGACAATCTTACCTTTATTGAGAGCATGGTTTGTGCTCTTGACGTCCTCTGCATTTGCTCCAGAGGGTCCAGACCGTGAGGGAGGGGGGTGGGCTGATGAGGGTTGAACCCTGGGAATGAAGCAAGCTCTACTAACTTTGATTCCTCATTGGGTGGTGGGATGTATTCAGGAGCAATAAACGGTGCTGGTGTCGTTACCTATAGGAGATCAAGGACATAAGTTTACAATGACTTATAGCACGATTATTAATGCAATAGTATTATTCTTCTCTAGAGTACAGATTGACCACACAAAGTTAAGTTAGCAAAGTCTAATTAATGAGGTATACCGTATTAATTAAGCAAATGAGCAATATTTTCATGCATAGCTATACCACTTTTATGACGGGTGCTTTGATTAGCTGTAGGGGTTTCTTTGCAGGAGGCTTCTTGCCTCTCCTCTGCCCGTGAGCCATCAAATCTTCATTGGCTGACAACACTGTCTCAGTTGAAGGCTTGCTCACGAGTGGAGGCAGCTCCGAGGGATACTGCAGTCCTTGATCCGAAAGTATCTGATTTACTGTCGAGATTGAACCAATGCAACAAGAATCTGTGTGTGATCAAAGATCAGGAAATAAATAGACCTGCCAGccctatatagctagctaactacaaaTGACAACAGCAATTCAATGACTCATTTCTCATGATCAGTTGAAAATCAAGTTATTACATTTCTCAGATGCATCTGGCAACGGTGACCTGCGGCCGCTTCTTGGTCGATTGCCCCAGGGGCTGAAAGTAGACTCACGAAACTGAACAAGCATTGTAGTGCTTGTAGATCTGCCTTTGATCTCTTGCGTTGCTTAGCAACTTTTGTTGATAAGCACTGCCATGTGTCAGTTTAACTCTTAGGACACCAAATTAAGGTTGATTAAAGAAATGTGACAACCCTGATCTAAATGTCTTCTAGCTGGAAGCATTTTTCTGCTCTCTTACAGAGACTAAACCGTCGTTCTAGTCCTATTCTTATCTCAGGAAACAGTGTGGATGTCTTGTATTCTCCTGAGCAGTTCTTCACTACACTAAAGGTAAGTTTGCTGCGGGTCACAAAGGTCGAACGTATTTATAATACCTCTAATATAGGATGGTGTGGCAAAAGCTAGAGAGAGAATCATCCTCTCATCACTCTACCTCGGTACACAGAAGAGAGAGCAGGAACTGGTCAGCGAATATTTTTCATATTAATTATTGGTAAATACTGATAATAGACACTACAATGTATTTATACAGTAATGTCGACATACGCATGTTCTTGCTCACATGACACTGCAGGTCAGGCTCATAGGTGACTCCCTCTCGGACAAGCCCGCCCTCCATTGCTCCTTGCTGCTGGACTATCTCAGAGGGTCTAGAGGAGCGCCTAACTCACGGAGCATGGTTCAACCGCTCGTGAACGAATATGAGGACCGTTTCAAACTTAACCTCTACCATACGCCCAATCTAAGGGGATGGTTAAAGTGGGCGGGGCCTGAGAGGTTCAACGAAGTAATGGGTCTACAGCACATGAAGATTTATATATTTGATGATGACTTGGTATTAAGCGGGTGAGAAGCTGTGTTGTGTTAAATGTAGAAAATTGACGGAGAATTTTTTGTGTTTGTGCTTCTttattttgttgttgttttgCTTCATATGCATGTGCCTTTGTGACATACAGTAGCTCATTGATTCACTCCTCTCCTGCAGTGCTAATCTAAGCCGCGACTACTTTGTGGACAGGCAAGATCGGTACATCTGGTTTAAAAACTGCCCACAGCTCACGGACTATTTCGCAGAGCTAGTGACTACGACATGCTCACACTCCTTCACTCTAAAGCCTGACGGAGCCACTGAGGCACCCAGTAGTGTGGCAACAGACCCTCTATCGTCTAGACAAGCTGCTCAAGTATTCAGAACTTCTCTAAATCGAGCCATTTCCGATTTGATACAAAAACAGCACCCTATGGACAAAGAcattgtgtgtggtggtgaaGGGTTAAACGTGAAAGAAGGATTAGACACTGCCGTGTTTCCACTGGTACAAATGGGTTATTATAACATCAGACAAGATGAGGAGATGACTGAGGAGTTATTTGAAGGTCTTAGTGATGGGGATCGACTGTGTTTGGCGTCCGGTTACTTCAACCTTCCTCCCAGGTATGTGGAGGCACTATTGGAGGGGAAAGGAGAGTACCACATCCTGGCTGCTTCACCTCAGGTAAGCATGTGTTGTGCTCATGTACTGTTTCACAATGCAATCTAGATACAAATGTATAGTATCTGTTTTGTAGGCAAGTGTTTCGTAGCCAAGTTTGAGAGGTCATAACTTGTGTTGTGAATGTCCGATACCAATTCTATTTAGTAGCTCTTTTATAGTTATTTATTTCAGGAAAAAATTATGGGCTATAAGTATAAGTAGGTCCAAATCAGGCCTGATTTCGTAGCTAAGCTTGAGAGGCCATAATTTGTGTTACGAACGTTTGATTTCCCCAAAAATTAGTAATAGTGCTACAATCATTattgtgtgcttagatcagtaaTTTATTTCAGGCCTGAATTGTCCACTTTCTGAAAAAAGGTGTTGTCTCAAAATCAGACCAAGGGCATACGTACTTAACAAATAACATTTCATTCATCAGCTGTAATATCTTAAGTGGCCTTGCAATATTTAGGGTGTCTGAGGGTTTTTATGCTGTACTCTccgttacatgtatatgcaccaTTGTTTCTCATCATAAGTACCTAACTTCTCATACTGTAATTTCTCTTTATAGGCTAATGGCTTCTACGGTGGCAAGGGAGTGGCTGGTCATGTCCCTGCCATGTATGCCCACTTTGCTCACAAGTTTCTCGAAAAAGCATCGTCTCTTAGCTGTGTGGAAAGGATTAACTATCTGGAGTTCTACAGAGAGGGTTGGACCTTTCATGGGAAGGGACTGTGGCTCTACCCTGCTGGAGAGCACTTGCCTCTGCTCTCACTAATAGGCTCCAGTAACTATGGTGAGCACTGAACGCATACGATATAATCTTTCATATACGACCACATTTTAGTACACTACTGTTCATAACTTgacgagtgctgcaagctgcgctgtgctaatgcctctcgccatgttttgtttTCGctttagagtgttatagaagaggtaattagTATAATGTGTTCTTTGCAATAGTTGACAATAAACgcaacagacacacacagtcagttttactgtatccctcgtatggctacgcctcaaggcataacTATCCTCTCAAAGATCGAAGGTGTCatatatttggagggtcgccttaaatcaaTACTTGTCTTCACTGCGTCGAAAACCAGGCCTTTTTCTCAAGCGCCCTGGATTTGAGGCTATCACTGTGGTTCAATCACACCTACACAACACTGGAGACCACACCCTTTAAAAAGGCGTGATGTCTAGTCTTGCTCAAGATTTCATTTAGGATTTCATAGAAGATTTTGGATTTCATGCTTGATTTTTACTGATTTCAAGTTGGGTTGTACGAGATTTCACCTTGTTGCCAGCCCCTCGGCTATTTTTAGAGTATTTATTAATTGctataacgtgtaagcgtgctggttataacTACTACAAAAGGTATAGACTTTAAATAATATAAATGAGTTGCACAGAATAAGCACACTTACTTGTGGGAACTGTGCGTAGAATAGGCCATCAGCTTAGCTATTGCCGGGCCACACCCATCTACATCTTTGGCTTGTTAAGATAGCCTCGAATAAACTGCGGGTAAAGCGGATATTACTCGAGGGTATCTTCGTTTTCAATATCTCCTTTTCCTGTATCTATGGATTCATCAATCAATATATTTACCAGATTAATTTATATTACCACATTATACTTAACATCACTAGTCTGCTATCTACAACAAATACACAAGTCCCTCGCTCGCCCCAAACTTGCTCTGCATGCTCCTAGTTATTAttttggtgctgtaattagaatgTATACGGTAGAAGGTATACGGTAGAAGGTAGAAGACTACCTACAGCTGGCTGTTATGTAATAGACTCAGATATTGACAATGAACAATAGAAACTTGGTTCTATGTGTAGACTACTTCATTCCTGAAATtctgtattatatatactgtacactcaactCAATCAGACTTCTAAAACTCGGTGTAAATTCCTTCAGAATCAATATTTTATAGTGGCAGCATAAAAAAGAAAAATAGGGGAACTAAACGGAAGAAGGTAACCAATTtagcaaaatctgccaaggCCTACATGTAATTGTGCACACTGTTAGCCTCGGCCTCGCCACCAGGCCTAATTGTAATGATATATAGGTGTTATTTTAAACCAAGCGTTATACATTTGTGAAAAATCTGCCTGCATGGTGATGAAGCTAGCACAACGTATGTTAGTTTTAGCTCTTCACAAACAGTATACACATGTTGGTGCCATCTTTTGTTTTCAAGTCCTACATGCTGTAGTTACGTAATTGTGAGATGCTCTGTTCGTGACCAGTGATGTGAGAACGTTCGGATCCTATAGTGTAAAAGACACTATTGAATAAACTTGCAGTGTTTACatttatatattatagcaGCTGTGTGGTTGGTTTCTATAGTATATACGAGGAGttttaaaaattaatgataaacaCTAGCCAGCAATTTTGTGTGCAAAACTTTATGATAATGGACAAAATCATTAGTCACAGTAATGCTGCATACGGTCTTGAAAGTAGAGTGGAGGACGAAAATGTTTATGAACTTATACAACCAACGGAAGAAGACTTCAATCCAGCAACAGACAAAGAAGTGTTCGTCAAAGTGCGAGTGAAGTGCTATGCTATTACCACCATCTTAGCTCTATTGATAGCTGTCCTTTCACTGATAGTGGCTTTGGCAGGAGTGAGCTATGCTTCAATAGAATTGAGCAATCAGCAAAGTCAACTGAGCAGTTCCATGGTATGCAGTCAGGAGCTGGGATCCGGCATAAGCAATCCAGCTAGCTCTTGCAATGCCATACCTCAATACACACCATCTGGTGAATATTGGATAGTGACTAACAGAACTAGCTGTCCTGTTCGGGTCTACTGTGACATGAATCAaacaagctgtagctgcaacactACAGGAGGATGGATGAGGGTAGCCAACCTTGACATGACTGACCCCAACCAGACCTGCCCGGGTGGATTCAGACTGATGTCAAGGACAACGCCACCACTGCGTACTTGTGGCAGACCTGGACCAGCAGGATGTGTGTCTACTACCTATCCAACTTATGGGGTGGAGTACTCTCGAGTTTGCGGGAGAGTGATTGGCTATCAAGACGGATCACCAGGTGCTTTTGCACCGTATTATTCCAACAGAAAATTATCTGTTGACGATGTTTACCTTAATGGTGTGAGTCTAACTCATGGACGGTCACCTCGACAGCACCTCTGGACATTTGTTAATGCAGCCGATGAAACTCGTACTCGCTCAAGTCGCAATGCATGCCCCTGCACAAGACCTGGCCTTAACTACAATAATGTACCCCCTTTCATTGGTCAAGACTACTTTTGTGAAACAGGAAGCCGACAGACCCATAGTATTAATAAATTCTACCCTGATGATCCTGTCTGGGACGGTCAGGGATGTGGAGGTAACAGTACTTGCTGTGAGTTCAACAACCCACCGtggttctgcaagcaactcCCTCAGCCAACTACAGACGATATCGAGTTGAGGCTTTGTGGTGATGAAAACACAAATAATGAAGATACACCTCTTGAAATTGTTGAAATCTTTGTGCAGTGAAGATGTGAGATTCCATTCTTGCAGACTCACAATTACTTTATCACTTCATGTTCGTACATTGTATTTGTCTTtagcatgcatgggtatagcCTCTAATAGCTGTCATTCAATCATATTTTGCAGAAAGTCCTTCCTCATCATTAGAGTATGCTTCCTTTAGTTTTACTATTTGATTTATGAGATTCTTAACTTTTCTGAGTTaccacaatataattatacattttgtagTTATTAGTGAAAGTGAATGTTTAACAATATTTCTTGCTATCAAACTGATCTGTATTAAATTCACATCAAATTGCATCATTGTACTTGCAAACCAGCCATTGCATGTGATACATCTTATAAAGAGAGACAGTGATTGACGCATGACTATACACAACACATAATGCACTAAAATCTGatgtctgcataattatatgcagacGATCGTTCTACAGttgtctacataattatgtatacaaaaCTATTTTTTTGTGTCGTGTACATAtgctattatataataatattaaattGTGTATAACCTTACACTGTTTCAAGGTCTGTTTTCCTGGAGCACACGATaccactgtatatacagtacatagcTAATATCAGGagttataaattattaatCAAGACGTTAGTGTCtggtacatgtgtgcatgtacattgattTCTCTCTCAACACATGACACATGTACAGGTCATAGGTCACTGACTCGGGACCTAGAGGCACAAGTTGCTCTAATAACTACCAACCAAAAGCTGAGAGAATCATTGCATCAGGTAAGCTCGTTACCTAGCTGCTGTAACACCTCTTTTTTTCACTGCTCTTTATTATCTATTCTCTACAGGAGAAGATTGAAATGTTTGAGTATGGAAAGCGGCTGTCTTTGGCTGATGTTACTGCAGATGTCAGTAGAAAACTAACATTTCTCGAGTGGCTAGCCACAACCATTCTGAAACCTCATGtttaattgctataattataatgattcatAATACTctttaataaattatttatataaattatcatgttggacaataattataattgtaaaGTTGatgtactaataataataatagctaggGCATTGGTcattacaaaattaatagcacATGTAGATAGCTAGCACATATTCAATACAACAAAGTTCACTAAGTTGTTCCATTCTGAAAGTCTTTTCCAGTCTGTATCATCACCTGCTCGAGGAACTCTGGTATCTGCTTAATTGAAGCAGTCGTGTTTTGAAAAAAATGAGAACTTCCTTGCGACAACAGCCTCAGAGCTCGCCAGGTAAAGTTAGGATTACTAATCAGCTTGAAGTCAGCTTCTATCTTTGCTTCAGGGTCGGCTTGCTCGATTGGTTCTTCAAGAAACTGCTTCAAATCGGGAGTAAAATTTCGCGACTTTTGCTTGCATGCTTCGAGATTGTCAGAGCCTAAATTCCAGAGACGTGATAACTCAGCATTACCCATATCAATAGTGGGGGAATCCGCTCTGTCCCCAATGTGGTCTTTCGTTGAGATTGGTGTGAGGTCTTTGTTGGACAGTGAGTGTTTCTCGAATGATGGACAGCCATCGTTTTTCCAAGCAATCCAACTCGTTTCTTGCTGAAGCATCTTGCGAATGTAGGCAGCGAATTTCTTTCCTTTGGGTGGCGTCTCTTCAATTAGTTTGTACACTTCTTCTGTAGTGTCCTTGACCCACTGGGAACCGGAATCAGGCAGTACTTGAGCCGAAGTCTTGAACTTGGTATCAGTTGTCAGATATTGGAATAGGACAAGCAACTGAATGAGAATGTGCCTACGGAAATGAGAATCTTGGAGCTGCAGATTCATTAGCTTTTCGCTCGTTAGAAACTTCGCAAAGTAGTGTGATTCGCTATACTCAGCCGTACTTGCATGCCTTTGCTTTTTGGGTCGCTTTTGAGACGAGCCTATCGCATGATCTGAGGTGTCCTCGAGCTTGAAACTAGAAAAGGCCTGTAAAATTTCTTGAATATTTGCTGTAAACGCCTTCCAGAAATCGGACGAGAATGAATCAATGGGCTGTCGAAATGCGTCTTGAATTGACCAAAGCTTGTGGTACAAATTGTAATCAATAGGTGGCCCAGGTTTGACATCAGTTCCTGTGTCTATATCCATAGCCtcgtcgttgctttctaggcTTTCATTCTTTCCGGCTTCTTTGTTGTAGGCCGTGATGTTTTCCAGATTGAAATGGCTCATTAGATTCAGAGCGGATTTTTCAGAGAGGGGGAAAAGTTGTGCCAAAAAGAGTTGAATTCGACCGCAGAATACTGTGTTTTGAGCAGAAGAAAGCCGTCGCAAAAGATCATTGCACATTCTCAAAAGGAGGATTTTTCCAGAGCTATAAAACTCTTTGCTGGTCCAAGTTGCAACAAGACTCTCCACAAAACCGAACACTTCTTCGCAAACATCAAGAGTAGAGCAATCGAAAATGTCCCCCAAAAGAATAAACGGAACTGTGAAGTAGCAAATACCACCTTGTGCTGCAGCAATAGAGAGATTGACCAATTGCGTCCTATCTGTGTTATTCAGGGACCCTGAAACAAGGACAGAGTGGAGAGTGTCTCGAAAGGATTGCTCAAGAATTGACTTCTTGTCTTGCTCGTTTCCGGGTGTTTCCTCGAATAGGCTCTGTAGAGCTTGAATGTCCCCACAGCAGGTTTTAATGCACTCAACAAACAGTTCTTGGCCTTGTAAACTTTCATTCGCCATTTTTTCTGAACTCATACACTTCAGTTGATCTACAAGTAGAAAACGACGTAATAATGAGTTCAAACAGCAATCTGTAACCCTTATCTAGTAGTAAATACGTACTTTTATTTTATGCTACATTAGAACGTTAGAAATAATACCTTT contains these protein-coding regions:
- the LOC135351228 gene encoding CDP-diacylglycerol--glycerol-3-phosphate 3-phosphatidyltransferase, mitochondrial-like produces the protein MSSSWKHFSALLQRLNRRSSPILISGNSVDVLYSPEQFFTTLKDGVAKARERIILSSLYLGTQKREQELVRLIGDSLSDKPALHCSLLLDYLRGSRGAPNSRSMVQPLVNEYEDRFKLNLYHTPNLRGWLKWAGPERFNEVMGLQHMKIYIFDDDLVLSGANLSRDYFVDRQDRYIWFKNCPQLTDYFAELVTTTCSHSFTLKPDGATEAPSSVATDPLSSRQAAQVFRTSLNRAISDLIQKQHPMDKDIVCGGEGLNVKEGLDTAVFPLVQMGYYNIRQDEEMTEELFEGLSDGDRLCLASGYFNLPPRYVEALLEGKGEYHILAASPQANGFYGGKGVAGHVPAMYAHFAHKFLEKASSLSCVERINYLEFYREGWTFHGKGLWLYPAGEHLPLLSLIGSSNYGHRSLTRDLEAQVALITTNQKLRESLHQEKIEMFEYGKRLSLADVTADVSRKLTFLEWLATTILKPHV
- the LOC135351229 gene encoding uncharacterized protein LOC135351229, which encodes MINTSQQFCVQNFMIMDKIISHSNAAYGLESRVEDENVYELIQPTEEDFNPATDKEVFVKVRVKCYAITTILALLIAVLSLIVALAGVSYASIELSNQQSQLSSSMVCSQELGSGISNPASSCNAIPQYTPSGEYWIVTNRTSCPVRVYCDMNQTSCSCNTTGGWMRVANLDMTDPNQTCPGGFRLMSRTTPPLRTCGRPGPAGCVSTTYPTYGVEYSRVCGRVIGYQDGSPGAFAPYYSNRKLSVDDVYLNGVSLTHGRSPRQHLWTFVNAADETRTRSSRNACPCTRPGLNYNNVPPFIGQDYFCETGSRQTHSINKFYPDDPVWDGQGCGGNSTCCEFNNPPWFCKQLPQPTTDDIELRLCGDENTNNEDTPLEIVEIFVQ
- the LOC135351227 gene encoding THO complex subunit 1-like, with translation MSSEKMANESLQGQELFVECIKTCCGDIQALQSLFEETPGNEQDKKSILEQSFRDTLHSVLVSGSLNNTDRTQLVNLSIAAAQGGICYFTVPFILLGDIFDCSTLDVCEEVFGFVESLVATWTSKEFYSSGKILLLRMCNDLLRRLSSAQNTVFCGRIQLFLAQLFPLSEKSALNLMSHFNLENITAYNKEAGKNESLESNDEAMDIDTGTDVKPGPPIDYNLYHKLWSIQDAFRQPIDSFSSDFWKAFTANIQEILQAFSSFKLEDTSDHAIGSSQKRPKKQRHASTAEYSESHYFAKFLTSEKLMNLQLQDSHFRRHILIQLLVLFQYLTTDTKFKTSAQVLPDSGSQWVKDTTEEVYKLIEETPPKGKKFAAYIRKMLQQETSWIAWKNDGCPSFEKHSLSNKDLTPISTKDHIGDRADSPTIDMGNAELSRLWNLGSDNLEACKQKSRNFTPDLKQFLEEPIEQADPEAKIEADFKLISNPNFTWRALRLLSQGSSHFFQNTTASIKQIPEFLEQVMIQTGKDFQNGTT